Within Roseisolibacter agri, the genomic segment CCGATACTTCCAGGCACCTCCCTCGCGCATCCCCGCCGTGACCCCTCCCGCCTCCGCTCCACCCGCCACCGGCCCGGCCGGAGGCACGCGTCCGACGACGCCAGCCGCCCCGCAGGCCAGCCAGGCGTCGATCGACGCGAGCCGCCCGATGGCCTACGTCCGCCGCATCCTGGTCGCCGACGACTTCCCGGCGATCTCGCGGCAGATGGGCGAGGTCATGGCGTCGCTCCAGGAAGGAGAGGCCTCCGCCCAGCGGCTGGCCAACCTGGTGCTGCGCGACTACGCGCTCACCGTGAAGGTGATCCGCACGGCCAACACGGTGCACTACAACCGCACCGGGCGCCCCGTGCAGAGCGCGACGCACGCGATGATGCTGCTCGGCGCGCAGACGGTGCGCGACCTCGCGAGCAGCCTGCTGCTGTTCGAGCACTATCGCGGGCGGTCGCCGGGGCTGAAGGAGCTGATGCTGCTCTCGCTGCTCACCGCGGGGCACGCGCGCGAGGCCGCGGTGCGCCTCGGCGTCGCCGATCCGGAGGCGGCGCAGCTGTGCGGCATGTTCCGCAACCTCGGCGAGGTGCTGGTGGCGGCGCACCTGCCGGCGGAGAACGCGGCCATCCTGCGCGCCGCGTCGGAGCGCGGCGTCGGACGCGACGCGCGCCGCGCGCGCGACGCCGCGGCGGCGCACGTCCTCGGCTGCTCGATGGAGGACATCGGCGTCGCGATCGCGGGTGACTGGGGGATGCCGGCCGCCGTCTGCCGCGGCATGCGCGCGACCGGCGAGCGCGGGGAAGGGGAGCTCGAGCTGATCTCGGCCTTCGCGCACGACCTGACGATCGCGATCTACCGCGAGGAGCCGAGCGCGGCGCGGCAGGCCGTGGCCGCGGTGCTGGAGCGCTACGGCACGCGCCTCAAGCTGTCGCGCGACGTGCTGGCCGCGATCGCCGACGAGGCGGTGGCGAACACGCGCGAGACCTTCGCGGCCGCCGGCGTGGCGCTCGACGGCCTGCGTCTCACGCGACAGCTGGCGGCAGCGCTGAGCGACCGTTCGCGTCCCACGCCAACGGGTGCCGCGGCCGCACCGGCCGAACCGGCGGCGGGGACGACTGCCGCCCAGCCGACGCCCGAGGCGACGAGCGCCGCCGCGCCGACGGCGAGCGCGCCCGGGACGACGCCCGCGGCCTCGACGGATGCCGCGCCCGCCGCCACGCCACCGTCCGCGCAGCCCGCCGCGGACGCGGCGCCCGCGCCGACGACGGCGTGCCCCGCGCCCGCGGCGCAGCCGCCCGCAGGCCCGCCGGTGGACGGCCCGCTGCTCGCCGCGCTTCGCGATCGCCTGGCCCGCGAGCTGGAGGCCGCCTCCGACGATGCGGCCACGTACGACATGCAGCGTGTGCTGCTGCTCGCGCTGGAGGCCGCGCTGCGCGGCGGCCCGTTCGACCGCGCGTGCTTCTGCCCCATCGACGTCGCGTCGGGCGCCTTCCGCGCGCGCTTCGGCCTGGGCGACGACGTCGAGTCGCTCCTCGGCAGCTTCGCGCTGCCGTTCGTCGGCACCAGCGCGACGCTGGGGCCGGCGCTGCTGCGCGGCGAGGAGGGCTACCTGTCGTCGGGGACGCGCCTCAACCTGACCGATGCGCAGCTGCTCCGCGCGTGGGGCGCGGCCAGCGCGGCGCTCGTGCCGGTGATCCTCGACGGCACGACGATCGGCGCCGTGTACCTGGACCGCCGCACCACGAGCGCGGGACTCGACGCGACGGCGCTCGTGTACGTGCGCCGCGTGGTGGCCGCCGCGGGCGCCGCGCTCGCGCGACGCCGCGGTGGCGCCAGCGGCACGCCCGCTCCACGCCCCGAGCCCACGGCGGCCGAGAAGGGCGAGCTGGTGCTGCGTGTCCTGCGCGGCGAGGCGCTCGACACGGTGGCCGCCGCCGCGGGCGTGACGACCGACCGGCTGGACGGCTGGCGCCGCGAGTTCCTGGACGGGGCGATGGCGCGCATGGGGAGCTGAGACCGAGCGGCGAGCGGCGAGCGCCGAGCGCCGAGCAGCGTGGGCCGCCGCTTCCGGCGACCGCCCCGCCGCCACGACGAGTCATAACGTCGACGGGCCGGCCCCCACGAAGGACCCGGCCCGCGACGCACCACGAGACCTGAAGAGCGTCAGCCCTTCGGCCCCGCGCTCTTGATCTCGGCGCTCACCTGCGCCCCGAACTTCTCGATGTTCGTGCGGAACATCTCGGCCAGCTTGCGCGCCTGCGCGTCGTAGGCCGCCGCGTCGCTCCACGTGCCGCGCGCGTCGAGCACCTCCGCCGGCACGCCGGGGACCGCCGTCGGCACCGCGAGCCCGAACACCGGGTCCGTGCGCGTCTCCACGCCGTCCAGCGCGCCGCCGAGCGCCGCGCGCACCATCGCGCGCGTGTAGCCCAGCTTCATGCGCTTGCCGACGCCGTACGCACCGCCGCTCCACCCCGTGTTCACCAGCCACACGTGCGAGCCGTGCTCCTGCAGCTTGCGGCCGAGCATCTCCGCGTACTTGGTCGGGTGCCAGACCAGGAACACCGCGCCGAAGCAGGCGCTGAACGTCGCCTGCGGCTCCGTCACGCCACGCTCGGTGCCCGCGACCTTCGCCGTGTAGCCCGAGAGGAAGTAGTACATCGCCTGCTCGGGCGTGAGCTTCGCGATCGGCGGCAGCACGCCGAACGCGTCCGCCGTCAGGAACACCACGTTCTTCGGGTGTCCGCCGCGCCCGCTCGGGACGTGGTTGCGGATGTAGTGCAGCGGGTAGCTGGCGCGCGTGTTCTCGGTGATCGACTGGTCCTCGAACTTCACGCGGCGGCTCTCGTCGAGCACCACGTTCTCGAGCACCGTGCCGAACATCTGCGTCGTCTGGTAGATGTCCGGCTCCCCCTCGGGCGAGAGGTTGATCACCTTCGCGTAGCAGCCGCCCTCGTAGTTGAAGACGCCGTCGTCGCTCCAGCCATGCTCGTCGTCGCCGATCAGGCTGCGCTCCGGGTCCGCCGACAGCGTCGTCTTGCCCGTGCCCGAGAGGCCGAAGAAGAGCGCCGTGTCGCCGTCCGCGCCGATGTTCGCCGAGCAGTGCATGGAGAGCACGCCCTGCTTCGGCATCAGGTAGTTCATGATCGTGAACATCGACTTCTTCAGC encodes:
- a CDS encoding HDOD domain-containing protein, with amino-acid sequence MTPPASAPPATGPAGGTRPTTPAAPQASQASIDASRPMAYVRRILVADDFPAISRQMGEVMASLQEGEASAQRLANLVLRDYALTVKVIRTANTVHYNRTGRPVQSATHAMMLLGAQTVRDLASSLLLFEHYRGRSPGLKELMLLSLLTAGHAREAAVRLGVADPEAAQLCGMFRNLGEVLVAAHLPAENAAILRAASERGVGRDARRARDAAAAHVLGCSMEDIGVAIAGDWGMPAAVCRGMRATGERGEGELELISAFAHDLTIAIYREEPSAARQAVAAVLERYGTRLKLSRDVLAAIADEAVANTRETFAAAGVALDGLRLTRQLAAALSDRSRPTPTGAAAAPAEPAAGTTAAQPTPEATSAAAPTASAPGTTPAASTDAAPAATPPSAQPAADAAPAPTTACPAPAAQPPAGPPVDGPLLAALRDRLARELEAASDDAATYDMQRVLLLALEAALRGGPFDRACFCPIDVASGAFRARFGLGDDVESLLGSFALPFVGTSATLGPALLRGEEGYLSSGTRLNLTDAQLLRAWGAASAALVPVILDGTTIGAVYLDRRTTSAGLDATALVYVRRVVAAAGAALARRRGGASGTPAPRPEPTAAEKGELVLRVLRGEALDTVAAAAGVTTDRLDGWRREFLDGAMARMGS
- the pckA gene encoding phosphoenolpyruvate carboxykinase (ATP), with the translated sequence MATTTAPLSPTPTAHDTRSLAALGITPAGDVHWNQGAPDLVEAAVRRGEGRLADMGPFVAVTSPHTGRSPNDKFVVREGSSEADVDWGKVNQPISEAHFDALLADVQQYLSGLPELFVQDLFCGADPAHQLKVRYVLPNAWHASFVRNMFIRPTPEQLAGFEANFTVLHAPEFQADPARHGTRTGTFIVVHIGRRQILIGGTRYAGELKKSMFTIMNYLMPKQGVLSMHCSANIGADGDTALFFGLSGTGKTTLSADPERSLIGDDEHGWSDDGVFNYEGGCYAKVINLSPEGEPDIYQTTQMFGTVLENVVLDESRRVKFEDQSITENTRASYPLHYIRNHVPSGRGGHPKNVVFLTADAFGVLPPIAKLTPEQAMYYFLSGYTAKVAGTERGVTEPQATFSACFGAVFLVWHPTKYAEMLGRKLQEHGSHVWLVNTGWSGGAYGVGKRMKLGYTRAMVRAALGGALDGVETRTDPVFGLAVPTAVPGVPAEVLDARGTWSDAAAYDAQARKLAEMFRTNIEKFGAQVSAEIKSAGPKG